From a single Lolium rigidum isolate FL_2022 chromosome 7, APGP_CSIRO_Lrig_0.1, whole genome shotgun sequence genomic region:
- the LOC124676460 gene encoding pectinesterase inhibitor 28-like, producing the protein MASRSPALLVLVLLLLLPLLFSIDLCAAGTATPTIRSQRGKPNTNSKQKQGAPPAAPAVRALVQSTCNATTYYDLCVAALLSDPSSSTADLRGLCAIAVSAAATNASATAADLANTTSSSAATAGPISTGSTVEPGSDGRVRVPAPLLQMCAAKYGEAREALLEARESVGEEAYDYAFVHVGAAAEYPAVCRTLFRRKRVAYPVELAKREEGLEHLCTVAIDIITLLA; encoded by the coding sequence ATGGCGTCTCGCTCACCTGCTCTACTAGTACTTGTACTGCTCCTTCTCCTCCCGCTACTCTTCTCCATCGACCTCTGTGCTGCAGGCACAGCAACACCAACAATACGATCTCAGCGCGGCAAGCCCAACACCAACAGCAAGCAGAAGCAGGGAGCGCCGCCAGCGGCACCGGCAGTGCGCGCCCTGGTGCAGTCCACCTGCAACGCCACCACATACTACGACCTCTGCGTGGCCGCCCTCCTGTCGGACCCGTCGAGCTCCACCGCCGACCTCCGCGGCCTCTGCGCCATCGCCGTCTCCGCAGCTGCCACCAACGCCTCCGCCACGGCAGCCGACCTCGCcaacaccacctcctcctctgctgccACCGCGGGCCCAATCTCAACAGGGTCGACGGTCGAGCCGGGTAGTGATGGGCGCGTGCGAGTGCCGGCGCCCCTCCTCCAGATGTGCGCGGCCAAGTACGGCGAGGCACGGGAGGCGCTGCTGGAGGCACGGGAGTCCGTCGGCGAGGAGGCGTACGACTACGCgttcgtccacgtgggcgccgccgcggagtacccggcggtgtgccggacccTCTTCAGGAGGAAGCGGGTGGCGTACCCCGTGGAGCTGGCGAAGAGGGAGGAGGGGCTGGAGCACCTCTGCACCGTCGCCATTGACATCATCACACTCCTCGCCTAG